The bacterium DNA window AAGCGTGAGCGCGCCGAAAATTAAAGTCCACGCAAGAGCGCGCATGAAGCGGGTGGTACTATCGCTTGTATCTATTTTTTTTATAAAAAAATATCCAGAAGTGACCGCAACAAAAAAAATAGTCGCCCATATTCCTTTCCCCACCCAATGGTGGTAATGCGCGTCCTTGAGAAGTTTTTTAAGCGGTGCATATAGATCGGCGACAATAGTAAGCACGACAATGAAAATTACCGCGGAGATCGCTCCAATAATACATGCGTTTACCAGCTTTGTTTTTGAAATTTCCATATATTTTTAGCGCACAGCGCCCGATATGATAATGCCGGCTAGTGCGATTAAAAGTCCTAATACAGTTATCGATCCAGCAAGAAATACGGCCCCTTTTCGTAACCCCTCATTCTGTGATAAATCTTGATTCATTTTCCATATAACGATCAGCAAAGCAAGGGCTGCAAAAGGAAGGAAGAGAAAAATATGTTCCTTTGCTTCCGTAAAAATTTTGTGCGCCCACGGATACGCTCCGGCAACAATTTTTGGCTTTTGAATATCTCCATAATACACAACGTAATAGTAACCCCCTGAAAACCATGAGAAAAGATACGAGAAAAAAGAGATAAGCGAGGATTTCTTGAGGAAGGATACGGATGGAGATTTTTTGATAAGTTCCAACCATACCGCATAGGACGCGGCAACAGCTATGATTCCAAGAATCACATGGGCGATCAAGGAAAATGTTAGTAGTGGGGTAATCATGCTTTTGCGCTAGAGGATTTTCTAATAAGATCCAGAATGATACTTCCCGCAATAACTGCGATCGTATAGTATAGCATCACCTCAAAATATGAATATGACTTCGCATTGGTAAGAAAAACTCCAACAATCAGAGCTCCATACCATGATACAAAAGAAAATGCACTTCCCCAATAGAGAGAAATTTTATGCGCCTGAAGGAGGAGCGCATTAGCGGCAATAACAATGACAATAGTGAGTTTTGCCCAGAGAAGTGGATTATAAAGTTTGAATGCCTGCCCGTTCAGCTGATAGTAAAGAAGAAACCCGAAACCAGAAAGAAGGGCGAGGATGAGACCCACTCGCACTACTGTGAATGTTGTTTTAAGAAAATCACCTTCTACAGGGTCTACATGACCATCTCTAAGTGATTTGGTAAGAAAGATTTCAATAAACGTTGCCCCGCCTACACCGAGAACGGTTCCAATGAGATGAACGATGACGAGAAATATATAAATGTCCATGTTATAAAATCAAAGTTTAAAAATCAAAGTGCAAAATGGCATTGTAAAATTTAAAATTTTAGAGACCTTTCCCTTTTATTTTGCATTTTTAATTGTCATTTTTAATTTTGATATTTACATTTTACATTTTTCTTACGTCGCCGTATATCCAAGTTCCGCAATCGACTTAATAATAGCATCTTTAGTCACTTTTGCCGAGTCAAACTCTACCTCTCCTTTCTTTTTATCGTAATCGACAAAGATAGATTTAACGCCATCCATCCCGGATACAAGCATTTGTATGCCAGTCGCGCATGCCCCGCAGTGCATTCCTCCTATATCAAGTGTTATTTTTTCCATAGTGTTTTTTTAATCAAAAGGGTTGTAATCACATAATCTTACATCTCCCTGCCAACAATTACCAAAATACTCGAGAGAATTAATTCTTTTACCTCCAAATAAACTGTCATGTTGCCACACCGGCAATAAACTAAGGACGAGGATACTTATTACAATTACGACACCGGACTTCATGCCCAACACTATATCACTTCTCTATACTACGCTCAATCGGCGGGACATAACGCTTTTATATTTTTAAAAAATGATTATATGACCAAGCCAAATAAGAATAAAAAAGATATTAATAGAAAACGCAATAAAGCTAGCGATGACAAGCAAGGCATTAGGAGCATGTTCTCCTTTTTCTTGCTTTTCTTTTAAGGACTGCTGGCTAAACATTGAAAGAATACCCACCGAAAAAGTAACAAAAATGATTACAACACTAATAGAAATTATTCCTACCCCGGAACATATATGATATTTGTAATTAATCACCTCACAAAATGCCACCATAAAACCGAGAATAATCGATGTAATTACCACAAGGTGGTTTATATCTATATTTATTTTTTTCATCATAAAGTTTAATCGCGTTAGATGTTATAGAATTTGAATAATTACTTAACGCCCTTCTCAATCGGCGGGACATAACGCTTGAGGAGGAGGGAGTTGAGAACGACTGATACTGATGAGAATGCCATGGCGAATCCCGCGATTTCTGGGCGGAGCGTTGCTTGCGAGAGGCTCAAGAAATATGTTCCGAATCTTCCCAAGTTTTCACTCATCACAATCACCCAAGCCGCGGGGACGCCACCCACGAACGCAGTCTTTGTTATCAGGAGATGAATTCCTCCGGCGACTGGAATAGCAATAACGTTATAAAAGAACGCCCAGAAAAGATTCTGCCAAACTTTCTTAATTGTTTTTCCGGAAAGTTGGATCGCGGTCACCACGTCGCGAAGATCGTCTTTCACGAGCACGATTTCGCCCGTTTCAATAGCGACATCAGTTCCCGAACCGATTGCAATACCGACATCCGCTTGCGCAAGCGCAGGCGAGTCATTAATACCGTCTCCCACCATCGCGACAGTTTTTCCTTCTGCCTGAAGCTGTTTAACCATTTTTGCTTTATCTTGCGGCAACACTTCCGCCATCACCCGATCGATGCCGACTTCACGTCCGATCGCTTCTGCTGTTTTTTTATTATCGCCAGTAATCATCACGATCTCTTTGCCCATTTTTTTCAATTCCGCGATAGCTTCTTTTGCAAATGGCTTCAATGTGTCCGCCATTGCGATCATCGCGGTAGGAATTCCATCGACTGCCATAAACACAACTGTTTTTGCTTCGCCCTGCAATGTATCAACCTTATCTTGGTATAAAGCAATATCAATACCGAGGTTTTTCATATACGCAGGATTTCCAATTTCAACTTTCTTATCGCTTCCCTTATCAAAAACCATCCCATACACGCCGTATCCAGAAATAGCTTTAAAATCTTTCGGCGATACGAGTTCCCCTTGCGCTTTTCCTTTCTCAATGACTGCGCGGGCAAGAGGATGTTCGGATCCTTGTTCTACGGACGCCGCGAGGAATACTGCTTCCCCCTCATCAACTTGGGCTAATGGAAGCATGAGAAAATTTGTTACCACTGGCTTTCCTATTGTAAGTGTTCCCGTTTTATCAAACACAATCGCCGTAACCTTGTATGCTTTTTCAAGCGCTTCGCCGCCCTTCAAAATAATTCCATATTTTGCCGCACGTCCGATTCCCACCACGAGCGCTGTCGGTGTCGCAAGACCCATGGCGCACGGGCACGAGATCACGAGCACTGCAATCGTCGTCATGAGCGCCGCCCTAAACGGCAGCTCCGCAATGAAATACCAGCCGACAAAAACCAATATCGAAAGAACCACCACGGCAGGCACGAAGTATTCGCTGATTTTATCCACAAGATCCTGAATGGGGGCGCGAGATGCCTGTGCTTCTTCAACCATTCTGACAATTTGAGATAAAAGCGTGTTTTTCCCGACTTTGGTCGCTTTGAACCTAATAAGTCCTTCTTGGTTTATGGTGGCGCCGATTACTTCTTCTCCGACACCCTTGCCAACCGGAAATGATTCTCCTGTTACTACCTTTTCATCAATATGAGTCCTCCCTTCAACAATAATGCCGTCCACGGGGATTTTCTCTCCCGGACGCACCACAACAATATCTCCCTCTTTAATTTCATTGATGGGAACCGTCATTTCCTTTCCATCGCGCACCACATGAGCTTCTTTTGCTTCAAGCTTAAGAAGTTCTTTGATAGCGTTTGACGCTCTCCCGCGCGCGAGCACTTCAATGTATCTGCCGAGAAGAATAAACACGAGAAGCGCAGCAGAGCTTTCCCAAAATGGATGGCTTATATTAAACCAAAGGAATCCGATCATACTATAAAAATATGCGGCGGAAGTTCCGAGGACTACGAGCACATCCATATTTGCCGATCCGACACGAATCGCCGTGAATGCATTCCTATAAAATGACCAGCAAATAACAAATTGAATGGGCGTTGAAAGTATCCAGTAGAAGTAATTGAGATCGATCCCCCAGAGCTGATGCACGTGCTGGAGATTGAACATATGAACCGCCATGTAATACACAACAATGGGAGCGGCCAAAATAAATGCCGCGATCACGCGGTTTCGCGCCTGTTTGATCTGTTTTGCTTCTTTTTGTTCTTCTTCTTCGATCGTTGCGCTCTCTTCATCGGGACGAATCACATCATATCCGAGCTTATTGACAAACGCGTCAATTGTTTCGAGAGAAATTTTTGATTCATCAAACTCAATCGCTGTTTTTGCCGAGCCATAATTTGTTTTTACGCTCGTGACACCCGGCTGCTTGCCAACCAACTTGTCGATGAGAATCGAACACGATGCGCAATGCATTCCTTTTACTTTGAGTACTAGTTTTGCCATACATTATTTATTATTATATTACCGTGTTTCCATAAGAGATTTTATATGAAGCTTGCCCACCTGATCTATGTGGCCACGGGCATGCCCATTTACCTCCCCATCACCACATGGGACAGAGCAATAAAATGGAAATTCGCCCGGTTGTGTCGCCACAAATTGAATGTTGATGGTTGAAAGTGCCGGAATTCTTTCTGAAACGCCAAACGCGTCGATAGCAATGCCGTGGTCATAACTATCTTCGTTTACTATCTTCAACATAACTTTGTCGCCCTGATTGACGGTTATATCGTCGGGTTCAAATTTCCATTCGTCTTTCTTTGCGGTCAGAGTAAATTCGCGGACAATCCCCGTATCAAGGGGTTTCCGTTCGTCTCCTGAAAAAAAACGAAATGCGACACCAGCGCCAATGAGCACGACGAGCACTATTCCTAATGTAATGTATTTATTCATGGCTACAAAATCAAATTTTAAAAATCAAAAATTAAAGTCACAATGTAAAGATAAAAATTAAAACATTAACATGCGCCTGTTAAGTCTTATAATCCTCTTACGTTTATAATTCCGATTTTACCATTCATTACTTTTAAATTTTCAATTGTCATTTTGCATTTTGACATTTACATTTTTATTTTTTGTCATTTAACCTGCAAAAATCGATGCACCCCATAACTCAAAAGTGACATAAGAATGATCGAGCTAATAAAAAGTGTCCACCATCGTGCCTGCGGATCAACCTTGTTTGTCGATGGCACGACTGGTTTATTGACCTCTTTTGCGACCTTCACATAAAATTCAGCGCGGATTGCTTCATCGGGCGCAAGGTTTGCATCTTTGGGTCTGAACTGCGCAAAAAGTTTATACACGCCTTCCGTGGGAAAGGTAACACTGAACGGGAGTTCCGATGATTCTAGGTGGGGTTCTTCCACTCCACCATGCGCACGAGCTGTTTTTATAATTACTTCCGACAACTGGGATTCTTCTCCATCGATCATCCCGTGATGACCGTCTGAATCATCGTGTCCGGTATTGTCCGGAGTAATTTCACTACCCGGACTGGCTGCAGCGCCCGGATGAGTATGAACATACTCACTTAAATCATCTTTAACGAGCACAAGATGCATAGGTGCCCCGAGATAACTTTCAAGCTCCACGCCATTGCCATAGAGATTTTTTACCGCAAGACGAATCGTTTCTTCTCTACCCTTCACGAGCGGCGCGCCATGACTAAACGCAACTTGATAATCGCCTACCATCGTATTCGAGAGAAAATCAACAGACTGCTTTGTGGAGGATACGACACTTCCATCCTTTCCAAACACCGAAAGTTTCGTGTGACCGAATGTATAAGCAGTACCGCCCTGTTTTATATCAGACCAAATTTTATATGTTCCCCCCTCGGTGAATGTATAGAGAACCTCCCACGTTCCCGCTTTTGTTTTCTTCGGATGAAGATGGAAGAATTGCGTAAGATCGTCTCGCATACCGATGACATGAATATATTTCTCGTGCGATATTTCAAGATCGTCAACCGGCTTTCCGGACAGTTTTTCATTCACAAAAAATTGCAATTTCACCGGCACTCCCACACCCGGATTCTTTGGAGCGATACTATTAACCACAAGACCTTCGATAATTTCTCCTTCTTCACGTAATTGCGCGCTCGCGGACATTATATGGTCGTTTCCCATCATCATATCCCCATCGGTCATCACGTGACCGCCCGCTGTTGCATTTGAGTCTATGGAATTTCCGACATCATCGTGCCCGTGAGGCATGCTTTCATCAAGAATAACGGGAGTTTTTTGGTCGGCAGTTTGAGTATTGTCTTCTTCTCCCATTACATGCGAAGTATCATTGGCGTCGAGAACTGAGTTTCCTGTCGAATCGTGTCCGTGAGGCATATTCTCGTCAATCGTGACCCCCATATGTCCGCCTTCAAGCGCTTCGTGTTTAAGAAAATTATGCGGAAGTATGTAGATAAAAATAAGTGCCAACACTATGGTGAGGGTGGTGAAGAATTTTTCACGGGACATTAAAAGACCGTGCTCCGCATCTTTTTCCTTGACTTGATTCGCCTCGGGAATCATACTGACACGATTCTTTTCCCTAAACCACCACCACCAAATAGGGAATACCCACAAAAACACCAAGAACCAATTGCCGAGCCAGAGCGGGAGACCAAAAAGTCCTGTCCCCACTTCCATGCCATGGTCATGAGTTACCGCACTGCCAATATTTTGCTTAACGATATTAAGAAGTGATTCTTCTTGGGTTAGCTTTTCAAGCCCTGTATGAATCCCGGAGTTCACCCACCAATCGTGACTGAAAAGTCCGAGAGTGAGGATAAATCCAGCGACAAAAACCATCGCCCAGCCAGTAATTCGTTCAACTTTATCCTTTCGCGCAATAATCCATGAAAGCCCGTTGACTCCCATAATACCAAGAAGTGCAAGGAAAATAAGGGGTAATACTCGCCCAATCGCATGAACAAGGAAAAGCATCCATCCGTAGAGAACGTCTCCACTTGAAGCGATCTCAACCAAGATAAGTGGCGTTGCGGGATGTGGACATCCGATGCCGACATTACCCAAGAAAAGTCCGAGAAGAAGCGCCTTGAGATAATCTTGTTTCTTTTGAATGAACGCCGGAGCTGCGCCAGTATAGGTCGGCATTCGGAATTTCATAAGGCCGATTTCGCTCAATGCAAAGACAAGCGCGAACATTCCGGCAATAAAGTACACCCAGTTTTTAATAGTTTCGGCGGCATCAGAGCCGAGCGCACCGATGGCAGCCTTTCCAAAAAGCGCGGCGGCAACTCCGTAAAGACTTAGGGTAATCGCTATACCAAGCCCGAATGAAAGCGCCATACCAAGACCTTTCACAATTCCACGTCCCATAGAGAGCGGCACAATGACAAACGCGAGCGGCAAGGTGCACGGCAACACAATCATGGAAAGCCCGGCCGCAAAACTGAAGATCCACCAGAATAGTCCGAGGTTATTCGGATCTCCTGCCACAACGGTTCCCTTATACGAAAAAAGCCAAAATAGACCTAGTGCGATAACTGCGAACAATACAATAGCGAGAAAAATAACAATCTTCTTAGAAACTTTTGATTCCATAAAATAAATTATTTTGAAAGTTCTGTGATGTACGTAATAAATTTTTCTTTATCAAACCCTCCTGTCGCCCATAATTCCCCGTTTATGATAATCCCTGGTGAAGCAAATATCATATATTTCTGCGCAATCTCTTGCCCTTCTGAATCCATGATACTTACATTTTTGTAAGAAACGTTAGGCCAGTCTTTCTCCACTGAATGCCAAAATTCCTCAAATGCCTTGCAGTTGTGACAACCCGGCGATGATAATTCCTCAAGAGTGATTGGTTTCATTATGTAGTGCGAAAATCAAACTCGCCGGTTTTTTAAAACATTTAAAGATATCACGTGGGTACAACAATAGTATATCAATTAAACAGAAGCTTAAGAAATAAAGTTATCCACAAAGTGCCTACCTGCACCCAACCATACCACCGAGGATGTTAAACAAACGTGACACACTTTGGTGCGCGTGACAAAAGTCCCCTGCCACGCGCACCAGACACAATCCCCTAACTAAGTTTCTT harbors:
- a CDS encoding cytochrome c biogenesis protein CcdA, producing the protein MESKVSKKIVIFLAIVLFAVIALGLFWLFSYKGTVVAGDPNNLGLFWWIFSFAAGLSMIVLPCTLPLAFVIVPLSMGRGIVKGLGMALSFGLGIAITLSLYGVAAALFGKAAIGALGSDAAETIKNWVYFIAGMFALVFALSEIGLMKFRMPTYTGAAPAFIQKKQDYLKALLLGLFLGNVGIGCPHPATPLILVEIASSGDVLYGWMLFLVHAIGRVLPLIFLALLGIMGVNGLSWIIARKDKVERITGWAMVFVAGFILTLGLFSHDWWVNSGIHTGLEKLTQEESLLNIVKQNIGSAVTHDHGMEVGTGLFGLPLWLGNWFLVFLWVFPIWWWWFREKNRVSMIPEANQVKEKDAEHGLLMSREKFFTTLTIVLALIFIYILPHNFLKHEALEGGHMGVTIDENMPHGHDSTGNSVLDANDTSHVMGEEDNTQTADQKTPVILDESMPHGHDDVGNSIDSNATAGGHVMTDGDMMMGNDHIMSASAQLREEGEIIEGLVVNSIAPKNPGVGVPVKLQFFVNEKLSGKPVDDLEISHEKYIHVIGMRDDLTQFFHLHPKKTKAGTWEVLYTFTEGGTYKIWSDIKQGGTAYTFGHTKLSVFGKDGSVVSSTKQSVDFLSNTMVGDYQVAFSHGAPLVKGREETIRLAVKNLYGNGVELESYLGAPMHLVLVKDDLSEYVHTHPGAAASPGSEITPDNTGHDDSDGHHGMIDGEESQLSEVIIKTARAHGGVEEPHLESSELPFSVTFPTEGVYKLFAQFRPKDANLAPDEAIRAEFYVKVAKEVNKPVVPSTNKVDPQARWWTLFISSIILMSLLSYGVHRFLQVK
- a CDS encoding cupredoxin domain-containing protein, which produces MNKYITLGIVLVVLIGAGVAFRFFSGDERKPLDTGIVREFTLTAKKDEWKFEPDDITVNQGDKVMLKIVNEDSYDHGIAIDAFGVSERIPALSTINIQFVATQPGEFPFYCSVPCGDGEVNGHARGHIDQVGKLHIKSLMETR
- a CDS encoding heavy metal translocating P-type ATPase; its protein translation is MAKLVLKVKGMHCASCSILIDKLVGKQPGVTSVKTNYGSAKTAIEFDESKISLETIDAFVNKLGYDVIRPDEESATIEEEEQKEAKQIKQARNRVIAAFILAAPIVVYYMAVHMFNLQHVHQLWGIDLNYFYWILSTPIQFVICWSFYRNAFTAIRVGSANMDVLVVLGTSAAYFYSMIGFLWFNISHPFWESSAALLVFILLGRYIEVLARGRASNAIKELLKLEAKEAHVVRDGKEMTVPINEIKEGDIVVVRPGEKIPVDGIIVEGRTHIDEKVVTGESFPVGKGVGEEVIGATINQEGLIRFKATKVGKNTLLSQIVRMVEEAQASRAPIQDLVDKISEYFVPAVVVLSILVFVGWYFIAELPFRAALMTTIAVLVISCPCAMGLATPTALVVGIGRAAKYGIILKGGEALEKAYKVTAIVFDKTGTLTIGKPVVTNFLMLPLAQVDEGEAVFLAASVEQGSEHPLARAVIEKGKAQGELVSPKDFKAISGYGVYGMVFDKGSDKKVEIGNPAYMKNLGIDIALYQDKVDTLQGEAKTVVFMAVDGIPTAMIAMADTLKPFAKEAIAELKKMGKEIVMITGDNKKTAEAIGREVGIDRVMAEVLPQDKAKMVKQLQAEGKTVAMVGDGINDSPALAQADVGIAIGSGTDVAIETGEIVLVKDDLRDVVTAIQLSGKTIKKVWQNLFWAFFYNVIAIPVAGGIHLLITKTAFVGGVPAAWVIVMSENLGRFGTYFLSLSQATLRPEIAGFAMAFSSVSVVLNSLLLKRYVPPIEKGVK
- a CDS encoding thioredoxin family protein, whose product is MKPITLEELSSPGCHNCKAFEEFWHSVEKDWPNVSYKNVSIMDSEGQEIAQKYMIFASPGIIINGELWATGGFDKEKFITYITELSK
- a CDS encoding heavy metal-associated domain-containing protein, which codes for MEKITLDIGGMHCGACATGIQMLVSGMDGVKSIFVDYDKKKGEVEFDSAKVTKDAIIKSIAELGYTAT